In Anaerococcus prevotii DSM 20548, the genomic window TCCTTGACCTAAACTTCGTTGAGTTTTTAAGAGATGTGGGAAGCGAGTTCTTGGTTAATGAAATGATCAAAAAAGACGCCTACAAAAACAGAATGGCTGCAGGTGGTTTAACATTTTTCGAATTCTCCTACATGCTACTTCAATCTTACGACTTCCTTAAGATGTACAGGGAAGATGGGGTAAAGCTTGAAATGGGTGGATCTGACCAATGGTCCAACATCATAGGCGGAGTTGACCTAATCAAAAAGCACGAAAACGGCCAAGCTTACGGCATGACCTTCTCCCTCCTTACAACTGCAGATGGAGTGAAAATGGGTAAATCTCAAAAGGGAGCTGTTTGGCTAGATGAAAAGAAGACCAGCCCTTACGAAATGTACCAATACATGAGAAATGTGGATGATAGGGACGTGGAGAAATTCCTCCTCCAACTTACCTTCCTTCCAACAGAAGAATGCAGGAAGCTAGGCTCTGCGAAAGATGCAGCTGAAATCAACAAGGCCAAAGAAATTCTAGCCTACGAGGTAGTAAAACTCGTTCATGGCAAGGAAAAGGCAGATGAGGCAATAGCAGCAGCCAAGGCCCTCTTTACCGGAAAAGGCGACGAAAGCGCAATGCCAACAACTCAAATTGCAAAATCAGACCTACCAAAGGGACTTCTAATCCTAATGACTGAAACAGGTCTAACCAAATCAAATGGTGAAGCAAGAAGAATCATCAAGCAAGGTGGAGTTTCCATCAATGATGAGAAAGTAGCCGATCCAAGTATAGAAGTTACAGAAGACCTCTTCGAAGACGGAAGAATAATAATCAAAAAAGGTAAGAAAAACTTCCACAAAGTAGAACTTATCTAGATAAGAGCAGGCCTTGGGTCTGCTTTTTTAATAAGATAAGTACTAGAATATTTAACAAAAGGATAAAAATGACAGAAAAAGAAAAGATGCTAAAAGGCTTACTCTATGATGCAAATTATAACAAAGAGCTCTTGGCTGATAGATTAAAGGCCAAGGACCTTTGCTTTAAATACAATACGACTCTTCCCTCAGATGAGGAAAGCTTAAGAAAAATCATCGGTGAACTTAAGATTAAAACTAAGGGAAATTTCTTCCTTACCCCTCCCTTTTATTGTGACTATGGCTACAATATATCTGTGGGAGAGAATTTCTATGCCAATCATAATCTCATTATACTTGACGGAAACAGAGTAAGTTTTGGCGATAATGTATTTATCGCTCCTTCCTGCACCTTTTCTACAGCAGGCCATCCTCTCGACAAGGAAAGAAGAAATAAAGGCCTCGAATACGCCCACCCTATCACAGTAGGCGATGATGTGTGGTTTGGGGCAAATGTCACAGTCCTTCCTGGAGTTAAGATTGGTTCCAATGTAGTTATAGGAGCAGGAAGCCTTGTAAATAAAGACATCTCAGATAACTCTCTAGCCTTTGGCAATCCTTGCAAAGTAGTTAGGAAAATTACAGAGAAAGACATTGAGAATCTCTGGGAATATAAGGAAAATCATGATTTGGAAGAATAATTTTTCAAAAGAAAAATAGAATCATAATTATTTCGACATTTTATGAAATATACGAGTAGCTTCGCCTGCTCTCAGACTGTAGACAAAATCAAAATCACCCTTATTTCGACCAGGTAAATAGCCATTGAATTGGCTATTTACCCCTCTGACTAGTGCGAAAGCACGGAAAAGTTACTAAGTAACGAGTCAGAGTACGGAGTGAGTGGAGAAATCTAATGAGATCTCTCCGTGCGTTCGTTTCACTCTCACTAAAACATATCGCAACATATTAGTATATATGTCAATTTTTAAGTTTTAGGGTTAAATGTGCCAGTTAAGGCACATTTAACTAGTCGAGATAAGGGTAACTTAACGATAAAATAAATTTCGATTAAAGTTAGTTGTCTACACTCTAAGAGTAGCTTCGGCTGCTCTTTTTTTTTTGCATTTATAGTTAGATTAATATCTAATATAGGTCTATTGATATTAGATAATAATTGATCTATAATTAAATTAATCAAATTTATTTCTAATCTATTTATTAAACTTAGATATAAATCTAATAAAGGAGTCAGTATGAAAGAAAATCCAAACAAATTTAAGCTAATAAAAAAACCCCTTCTGATAAATGAAGCAGGGCTTGTGATCTATTATTATACAAATTGGCTAGCCGCCTCAAACAAAAACCAATACAGCTTTGACGCTTCCTGTCCCGGCTTTTCTTTTTCAAAAGATTGGCTTCTAATGTCTATCGAGGATGTCTTTGGTTTCGAGAAGGCTTATGTCGATTTTGTAAAGAAGGTTAAGGCTGAGTCTTTTCCCTACTTGGAAGACTTCTTCACCGAAGAAAATAAAGATATACTAAATCTTTTTTATATTTTTACCGAAAATGACGAAAATTATCTGCCCTTTTTTGCAGGGATCTTCCAAAATCTCAATATTTTTGACCTGGAAGATTTGACTTATGAATGTTTTAAGGAAGTCTATGACTTTCGCTTCCTAAGATATATGGGAATTGAAATAAGTGATGAAAATCATAAGGATCTAAAGAGTCTAATCGATTCTAAAAAGAAGATTCTTAAAAGAGATTTCCCATATCTTTTGTCTAAGCTTCCATATAAGGATGAGCTTTCTATGGATCTTGTGAGATCTTTTACCAATACTAGGTCCATCTACGATAGGCTCCTTCCTCTGCTTGATAAGCTTTGCGAGATAATAAAGGAAAATATCCCCTTAATTAAGAGTGATCTTAATAAGCATTTGGACCATCTAGCAGAAGATGACTTCAAGCTTATAAGAGATCTCAGTGATCAAGTGGGTATAAATCCTCTTCTAAAAAAAATAGAATCTCCCCTTAATGTTTATAGTCTTATCATGGCTCCTAATATGGAAATGATTCAATATATGTCAGAAGATATGGACTTTGCCTTTATAAAGTTTGGTATATTTGCAGATAAGGAGAAAAAGAATGTAGGGAAGTTAAAACTCTTAAGCCAGTACCTTAAGGTTTTGGGAGATCCTACTAGGATTGACATCTTGGATTTGCTTATGGAAAAGTCCTACTATTCTAAGGAGCTTTCCGACAAGCTTTTCATTACTCCTGCCACCCTCTCCTACCATCTAAGTCAACTCCATGTTTGTGGCTTTGTAGGTGCTTACATCGAAGGCAGGAGGACTTATTACTATTTGAGAAAGCCTGGCTTTAAGAAAATTATAGATGACCTTAATGATTTTTGTAAAAATATAAGGGAGGAAAATCATGAAAGTAAGGAATGAAAATCTGAGAGAAAATCTCGCCCAAAATCTCGATTCAGAAGAGAAGATAAAAGCCTATTTGAGGGCAAATAACTTATCTAATTTCAAGCTTTTACGTATTGCCTATAGCCCCTTTAGGGATAATTTAAAGATAAAACTTTCCTTGTTGATTTATCCCTTTGTAAATGGACTGATACCTATCTTACAAGCCTTTATCATGTACTTTTTGGTAGGGCTTATAAGTAAGGGGACGGACCTTAGGACTATGATCCTTGTAATCACAGCCTATAGCCTTATAATTTTCGCCTTTTCCTTGATTTCTAAGCAAATCGAACGTAGAACTTTTCCGACCTATATGGATACTAGGCTTAATTTCTTTGTAAGGGCTGCAGGAAGTATTATGAAGATGGATTATGGTCTTGGGGAAAATTCCCTCTTTATGGGAGAATTTACCAGGGGCTTTGAGCCATTTTCAAATAATAGCCAAGGGCTTGAGGGAATCTATCATGATATGTATCCACTCCTTTCAAGTATGGTTTCTTTTGTGGTAATTTCAGTAATTATGGCAAAGCTTAATCCCCTAATCTGTATTTTCGCCCTAATTTCCATCCTAATCCAACTTTTAATTAGAAATTATACTGATAAATACAGGCACGAGCATACAGGAGAGCTTAACAAGGTAAGAAGAAAAACTGCTTCCTTTTATAGCGAGGCAAGCGATTTTCGTTTTGCCAAGGATATTAGGATTTTCTCCTTCAAGGAAAGATTTATTGAAGGCTTTAAGCCCCTAGTAGCTGATGTAGTAAGAATCTCTAGAGTTTTCATCAAGCCTGAGATATTCTTATCTCCTATCCTTGCCATAGCCCTTGTTGGGATAGAGGCTATTTGTTTTTATTTCTTGACAGGAAAAATCATAACTCATGAGATAAGTCTAAAGGACCTTACCCTAATGATTACTTCTGTTGCAATCTTAAGCAGAGTCTCCCTTGCCCTTGTAACAAACCTTGCCCAAACTAGGGCCAATCTCATGTATGTAGGAGACGGCTTTGATATGATAAGAGATGACCTAGAATCAACTTGTGGAAATAAGAAGATTACAGGCTCTATGGCAATAGAATTTAAAAATGTGTCCTTTTCTTACCCTCTTTCTAGTAAAAAGGTCCTAGATGATCTCTCCTTTACTATAAAAGAAAGAGAGAAAGTCGCCATAGTTGGGGTAAATGGAGCTGGCAAATCTACCATAGTTTCCTTAATCCTAGGTCTATATAAGCCGACTCAAGGGGAGATTTTAATAAATGGAATAAATGCCAATGAGCTTGACCTTAAGGAAAGATTTAAGGCCTTTGCTACAGTCCTTCAAAATGTAGAGCCTCTTTCTGTATCTATAGCAGAAAATGTGGCAGGGACTTGTAAGAATATCGATAGGGAAAAAGTAATAGAAGCAATAAATAAGGCGGGCCTTTCCTACAAGCTCGACCAGCTTCCTAAGGGGATAGATACACAAATGACTAGAAATATCTACGAGGATGGAACGCTTTTTTCTGGAGGAGAAAACCAAAAGCTTGCCATAGCTCGTGCTATTTATAGGACAGATGCCAAAGCTCTTATCATGGATGAGCCAACAGCTGCCCTTGACGCCTTGGCTGAGGAGAAGATTTATAAGGATCTAGAAAATATAAGTCAAGGAAAGACTCTGATTTTTATCTCCCACAGGCTAGCTTCAACCAGGTTTTGCGATAAAATCATGCTTCTTGATGGCGGAAAGATAAGAGAGATGGGAAGTCACGAGGAGCTCTTAGCTAAAAACGGTCTCTATAAAGAAATGTACGAATCCCAAAGAAAATACTATAAGGAGGAAGATAATGAAAAATAAGTTAAAAGCCTTGTGGCTATTTGCCAAAATTATAGGAAGAAATGACCCCTTCTATCTAATAATTATCCTCCTCAATGCCCTAATCAATTCGGCTAAGAGCCTAGTAGATATCTTTGTGCCAATGATTTTCATCAATCAAATCACAAATCCCAAACCTATCCCTGATTTTATAAGACTTGTAAGTTTTATAGTTATAGGAAAAGTCCTCCTAGAAATAATAGCTAGGATATCTAGCAGGGAAGAATTTGTAAGGCGTCAGGGGATAAACGACTATCTAACCTTCGAGCTCGCCAAAAAAGCCATGGACTTATCCTACGAAAATATTGAAAATCCTCACACCTTAGACCTTAAAGAAAAGGCCAATGCTGCCATCAATATGGGATCAATACATAATCTCTTGTGGTGTTTAAGAGAAATAATAACGAGCCTATCAACAATGCTTGCTACAGCTATCATCATAGTAAATTTCTCCCCTTACCTAGTGGCTTTTTCCATAGGAATTTCTTTACTGATAATTGTAGCGAGCATCAAAGAATCCGCTTATATTAGAAAATTTGACTTGGAAATAGTGGATGTAAATAGGAGATTCTCCTACTATTTCTCTCTTATGGGTGGACCTAGTTTTCAAAAGGAAATAAGAGCCTATGACCTAGGAGACTTGATAAACTCAAAGGTCACCGGCTACCTTAGAAAGATGCTCAATGAATTTAACAAGAGATATGCCTACGAGGCCAACATTGGGGCTATCAAAGTTTTCTTAGAAACTATTCTAAGATTTATATCCTACACCTATGTGGCTATGAGGACTCTGTCAGCATCCTATGGCCCACAGATTACCTTCGGCGAGTTTTCCCTAATAATTTCTGCCAACGAAAACTTTATGAAGGCCTTCCAGGACATGTTTACTGAAACAGGCGACTTTATCCTAAGTCTAACCAACCTCATCCCCCTCTATGATTTCATAAATCTAGAAGGCTCTAGTGAAAGAAAGAATAAAAAGGCAGGGGACTTCGAAAGCCTTGAGTTTAGAAATGTAAGCTTTACCTATCCAGGAAGTGACAGGCAAATCCTCTATGACATTTCCTTTAAGATAGAAAGGGGCGAGAAAATATCCATAGTTGGAGTAAATAACGCTGGAAAGACAAGCCTTGTAAAATTAATAGGAAGATTTTATGAAATAGATAAGGGAGAGATTCTCTACAATGGAGAAAATATCAAAGATATCGATAAGAAATCTCTCTATAAAAAAGTGTCTGCTGTTTTCCAAGATTTTTCCATAATGCCTTTTACAATCAAGGAAAATATAATAGGAAATAAGGCCTATAAGAAGGAAAAAATAGATGAGATTCTAAAAGAGCTAGGTCTTGATAGAAAGATAGCTGATTTAGAATATGGACTCGACACCTATATGAACAAGGAAATTTACGAAAAAGCGACCGACCTATCCCTAGGTCAAAAGCAAAAGCTTGCCATAGCTAGATGCCTTTACCAAGATCCCGACCTAATCATATTAGATGAGCCGACAGCAAGTCTCGATCCCCTAGCAGAAGCTAAAATCTACGAAGAGTTTAACGAGATGACTAAAGGTAAAACTGTAATATTCATATCTCATAGGATGAGTTCATCAAGATTTACCGACAAAATCCTCCTCCTAGACGAAGGAAAAATAGCAGCCTACGATACCCACGAAAATCTAATGCAATACGACAACACCTACTCCAGACTATTTAAGTCCCAGGCTAAATACTATAAGTAAAACAATTCCCTCTAGGAATAGAAATCTAGAGGGATTTTGCTTTAAAAGAGACAAGTCTTTAACAAACTTACATGAAAGGATAAATATAGCCAAGCTCCATGGCCTTGTTGTAGGCTTCTACTATGTTTTTGGCTCCTAGTTTTTCATAGATATTTGCTATATGGTTGTAGAGGGTTCTCTCGCTTATGTAGAGTTTTTGAGCTATGTCCTTTTTCCTACTCCCCTTGATTAGCTCTTCTAGGACTTCTAGTTCCCTATTTGTTAGGGGATCTTTTATTGACTTTGTGCTTTCTTTTGACTTCCCTTGGTAGACATTTTTTATCATTCTTATTAAGTCGTCTCTTTCTATAGACTTGTTGATAAAATCTTTAACTCCTAGGCCAAAGGCAATATCCTTGTAGTTTGCAAGGTCATAGGAGGTCAGAACTATTATCTTTTCTTTAGGATTTTGGGACAAGATATTCCTAATTAGGTCAAGGCCTGTAATTTCTTCTTTTAGATTGATATCTATTAGCAAAATATCATACTTATCTTGGTCGATTCTTACTAAGAAATCATCTATATTAGAAATATAATCGCATACTTCTATAGTTTCTTCCTCTTCTAAAAGAATCTTAAGAGACTGGCCAAATATTTTATGATCGTCTAGTAATATTATTTTCATTTTCCCTTATCTCCAAAACCACTTCAGTAGTGAGTATATCTTTATTTATCTTGTAAGTAATGGCTCCCGAATTTGCCTCTAGCAAGAGTTTGACTAAGAAAACTCCTCTTTTGGAATTCTTAATAGAGGCAAAGTCCCCAGTACCTACTCCGTCGCTTTCTATTTCCATGACTAAAGAATCCTCCTTAGTATAAAGCTTGTAATTAATATAACTTGCCTGAGAATGTTTGTATATATTATTAATCAATTCCTTTGATATGATAGAAATTAGCCTTGTATTTTCTGGATCCTCTAGCAAATCACTTTCTATCGTTTTTGTAATTTTTATATCCTTATCCTTGTATAGGGAGGATATATTAGAAAAAACCGCCGATAGGGTGAGGTCTAGGTTGGCCTTTTCAAAAAGCGAAGACTGGTAGAATTTCATAATATTTCTAAGCTTTCCTTCAAGGTCAGATAGGATATCTCGAGCGTATCCTATGTCAGGATTCTTTAAGGAAAGATAGTTCCTACTAGCAAAGATATCCTGGATGATGTCATCGTGGATAGTCCTTGCAAATTCATCCCTTTCTTCTGCAAGATAGTGGGAAAGATAGTGGATCTTGTAGTTTTTCTCGTAGATATTCTCCTTCTCCCTTAGGAAGACTATAAAGAAAAACTCTATTAGCAAAAATACAATTTGCATAAACAAGTTAATTACTATGGTGTCTATATCAAATAGGTATATGACTATAAAGAAAAACACAATAAATCCACCAGTAAGCCTTTGGGCTGAAGCCCTTGATATTGGCAATATATTTATTTTTCTCGCAAGGTCTGTATCCATATATTTTTTAATAAATAGCAAGGTCGAACTTACGCTGATTAAGGCCAAGATAATTCTGTGATTTATGCCCTTGCATAAGATAAGTGATAGGGGGAGTAGGGATGATATTATAGCTAGGTTTGAATGTCTTTCTTGGATATCATCATTTGAAATCTCCGTATATATTAGGCCATATAGGATAAAAAACAGACTAATAGAAAAATAATTTATGATAGCTAAGTCATCAATCATTAGTTTATTTTTAAAAAGTATTCCCCAAAATATGAGGAGGAATATATGGCCTAAGGCAATTTTTTCTAATCTCTTTATCATATCTAATAGTAGCTAACTACAATCCTTTCTTTATTAGTTTTCTTGTACAAAAATACGATTATTGCAGATAAAATAAGAATCTTACTTATCAAATACAATTCTATCATATTTGTTAGCATGTAGGCTATTAGGGAGATCATCATGACTCCAATTGATAAGCCTATTAGTCGGATTTGGAGGGAATTTATTTTATTCATATTTGTCGTATGAAGGATTAGCAAAACTATTATTGTTGTGTAGAGCAGGCTAGTTAGTAAGAAGTTTAGAAGGACTCCCAGGCTTATACCAAGTCTAGATAAATTCAATATAAGGCTTGGAAGGACTATAATTAAGGTACCTAGATATATACTAAGGAGGTAATTGACTAAAATTTTCCCTATAGAAAGACCATTAGCAAGTAAAAATTCAATCCTTTTGCTAATCTTATCTGCTAACAAGGTATTTTTAGATAATTCCACCCCAAACATTACAAAAAGAATTAAGATTCCGTCGATTTTAATTATATTTATGACCTTATTTGTTTCGAAACCTCCCCCATCCCCTAAAAACAGAGCCATAAAGGAGCAGAATAGGGCCATAAGAGCCATCAATAAGGCATTTTTATCTAAAAGTTTTCTTAAATCGATGATTATTAAATTCATGACCATGACCCCTCTTTATTAATTACAGTTTCATTATTCATCTTCCTTAAGCTTCTCATAGAAGAAATTACAAATATCAATCCTAATCCTATATTTATTCCTATAATAATATAGACAAGATTTAGGTTATATGAGTCTATAAGTGATAGGATTTTCTCTGAAAATGTGCCTGTCATATAAATTAAAATTGTCGTTGTAAAGAAAACTATGTTTTTGAAAAACTTAAAGTTCTTTTGGGATAAGCTTATGATGTTAAAAAATAGGATTTCAAAATATGTCATTCCTATCATTGTAACAAAAATGCCTACAATCCACTTAAACTCCATCTTTAAATCTATTAGGACATAGGTTAGGAAAAACAAGATAAAGGGCACGATGGAAGAAAGTCTCCACATTTCTATCCCATAGGCTTTGATCAAATCCTTAATATCTATGCCTGATCCTAGGATAAATTCTATACGCTTGTTTACTTTATCCTTGACTGTTAAATTGACGACCATGGAATTGGACATGATTAGTGAAATTCCAAACATTAATACATATAACATTAATATAATATAATTATCTCCTCTAGAAGCAAAAATTCCCCTATATAGTAAGAAAACAAAGCCAAGAGAAAGCAAAGTAAATAATAATAAATTTAAAATAAAATCCTTGTCTTTAGATAAATAATACCTGCAAGCCCTATTAATATTCATCTTATCATTCATTTCCTGCCCTCCTCTATAAATAAATCTTCTAAGCTTTCTTCTCTTATGTCTGCCATATCCTTTGTAAAAAGTAGGTCTCCTGATTTTATCATTGAAACCTTATCAGCAATCTTTTCAATCTCAGCAAGGTCGTGGCTGGTAATAACTATAGTCTTAGCTTCTTCCTCTAATAATTTTATAAGCTTTCTAATCTCGACTCTCGATATTGGATCTACTCCACTTGTCACCTCATCTAGATAGATTATGTCCCTATTCATCATCACAATGATTAGTAGAGATAGTTTCCTCTTCATGCCCTTGGAATATGTAGCAACCTTCCTATCCAGATCCTTAGTAATATCTAGCAAGTCAGAATATTTTTCATAAGACTTTGCCTCATAGCCAAAATACAAGCCATATAATTTAATATTTTCAAGTCCCGTCTTATCCTCGTACAAATAGTCATTTTCTAGTAAGATTGCATGAGTTCCCCTAACATTTACCTCTCCACCATCTTTTTCATAAAGACCTGTCAGTATCCTAAGTAGGCTTGTCTTGCCAGACCCATTTGGACCGACTAGGGCATGAACCGTGTTGGCTTCAATTTCTAGGGAAAAATTATTGAAGAGCCTTTTGTTTTCAAAATTCTTGCTCATATTTTTAACTTCGATAACCTTCATATCTCTACTCCTTAGCTTAATATATTCTTCTAATCCTATTTTATAAGAAATAGTGAGCAAAAACATGAGTAAAAACTGCAAACTTGAACTAAAAAAGAGCGGTCATTACCGCTCCTTAATCTTAAGATTTTTTAGTTTTCGCTAGATCCATCTTCGCTAGACCCGTTAAAGGCATTTGTTATGGACTCAAATATCGATCTAAAGAATTCTACTATGGAATCCCATAGGCCGCTGTCTTTGGCTTCTTGGGCAACCTTATCTATATTATCCTTGTTATCTTCATAGAACTTGCCGGCCTTACTTGTGATATCTCCTGCAAGTTTTGTGAGATTTTCCCTAACTTCGGCGCTATCTATGGCAGAAGTTGTTTGGTAATTTTCAAAGTAATTAACTAGGATTTGGATGTTGTTATTTGATAATACATTGTCCATATTTACATTATTTAGGGCATCCCTGATGTAGATTGCTATCTGATCTGCGGATGCATTCTCGCCATTTTCTTTCTTGTAATCGCTAAGTTTTTGTTTTACTTCAATTACTACTGTATCGAGCTTATCGGTATCGAAGTTTTCTTTTCCTTGGTTTTCTTTTGCAACTTCGCTTACTGTCTCAAGCTCTTCTTGGGCTGTTTGAGTCCTTTGAGTGTCAAGGTCCACTCCTCGCATTTCTTCAGATTTGTAGACTCCGACTAGGGCAGACTCTCCAGTAACAGGTCTTGGGCTTGCTACTATTATATCCGCATTACTTATGCCTGCTGTGATTGCAGCATTAGTGTATTGACCTTCTGTAATCTCCGTAATATTTCCTGGTGTCTTGATCTTTACAGAAATTCCCTTAGCCTTGGTA contains:
- the tyrS gene encoding tyrosine--tRNA ligase, with amino-acid sequence MKFTYEKEYDNVFDELVDRGYYEQATNEEELKKLLKEESVKFYCGFDATADSLTVGHLIQIMVMMRMQNYGHRPVALLGGGTTLIGDPSGRSDMRKVMTEEMIDHNAECFYNQFQRFLDFSEGGATMLNNKDWLLDLNFVEFLRDVGSEFLVNEMIKKDAYKNRMAAGGLTFFEFSYMLLQSYDFLKMYREDGVKLEMGGSDQWSNIIGGVDLIKKHENGQAYGMTFSLLTTADGVKMGKSQKGAVWLDEKKTSPYEMYQYMRNVDDRDVEKFLLQLTFLPTEECRKLGSAKDAAEINKAKEILAYEVVKLVHGKEKADEAIAAAKALFTGKGDESAMPTTQIAKSDLPKGLLILMTETGLTKSNGEARRIIKQGGVSINDEKVADPSIEVTEDLFEDGRIIIKKGKKNFHKVELI
- a CDS encoding sugar O-acetyltransferase, whose translation is MTEKEKMLKGLLYDANYNKELLADRLKAKDLCFKYNTTLPSDEESLRKIIGELKIKTKGNFFLTPPFYCDYGYNISVGENFYANHNLIILDGNRVSFGDNVFIAPSCTFSTAGHPLDKERRNKGLEYAHPITVGDDVWFGANVTVLPGVKIGSNVVIGAGSLVNKDISDNSLAFGNPCKVVRKITEKDIENLWEYKENHDLEE
- a CDS encoding ArsR/SmtB family transcription factor; translation: MKENPNKFKLIKKPLLINEAGLVIYYYTNWLAASNKNQYSFDASCPGFSFSKDWLLMSIEDVFGFEKAYVDFVKKVKAESFPYLEDFFTEENKDILNLFYIFTENDENYLPFFAGIFQNLNIFDLEDLTYECFKEVYDFRFLRYMGIEISDENHKDLKSLIDSKKKILKRDFPYLLSKLPYKDELSMDLVRSFTNTRSIYDRLLPLLDKLCEIIKENIPLIKSDLNKHLDHLAEDDFKLIRDLSDQVGINPLLKKIESPLNVYSLIMAPNMEMIQYMSEDMDFAFIKFGIFADKEKKNVGKLKLLSQYLKVLGDPTRIDILDLLMEKSYYSKELSDKLFITPATLSYHLSQLHVCGFVGAYIEGRRTYYYLRKPGFKKIIDDLNDFCKNIREENHESKE
- a CDS encoding ABC transporter ATP-binding protein codes for the protein MKVRNENLRENLAQNLDSEEKIKAYLRANNLSNFKLLRIAYSPFRDNLKIKLSLLIYPFVNGLIPILQAFIMYFLVGLISKGTDLRTMILVITAYSLIIFAFSLISKQIERRTFPTYMDTRLNFFVRAAGSIMKMDYGLGENSLFMGEFTRGFEPFSNNSQGLEGIYHDMYPLLSSMVSFVVISVIMAKLNPLICIFALISILIQLLIRNYTDKYRHEHTGELNKVRRKTASFYSEASDFRFAKDIRIFSFKERFIEGFKPLVADVVRISRVFIKPEIFLSPILAIALVGIEAICFYFLTGKIITHEISLKDLTLMITSVAILSRVSLALVTNLAQTRANLMYVGDGFDMIRDDLESTCGNKKITGSMAIEFKNVSFSYPLSSKKVLDDLSFTIKEREKVAIVGVNGAGKSTIVSLILGLYKPTQGEILINGINANELDLKERFKAFATVLQNVEPLSVSIAENVAGTCKNIDREKVIEAINKAGLSYKLDQLPKGIDTQMTRNIYEDGTLFSGGENQKLAIARAIYRTDAKALIMDEPTAALDALAEEKIYKDLENISQGKTLIFISHRLASTRFCDKIMLLDGGKIREMGSHEELLAKNGLYKEMYESQRKYYKEEDNEK
- a CDS encoding ABC transporter ATP-binding protein; protein product: MKNKLKALWLFAKIIGRNDPFYLIIILLNALINSAKSLVDIFVPMIFINQITNPKPIPDFIRLVSFIVIGKVLLEIIARISSREEFVRRQGINDYLTFELAKKAMDLSYENIENPHTLDLKEKANAAINMGSIHNLLWCLREIITSLSTMLATAIIIVNFSPYLVAFSIGISLLIIVASIKESAYIRKFDLEIVDVNRRFSYYFSLMGGPSFQKEIRAYDLGDLINSKVTGYLRKMLNEFNKRYAYEANIGAIKVFLETILRFISYTYVAMRTLSASYGPQITFGEFSLIISANENFMKAFQDMFTETGDFILSLTNLIPLYDFINLEGSSERKNKKAGDFESLEFRNVSFTYPGSDRQILYDISFKIERGEKISIVGVNNAGKTSLVKLIGRFYEIDKGEILYNGENIKDIDKKSLYKKVSAVFQDFSIMPFTIKENIIGNKAYKKEKIDEILKELGLDRKIADLEYGLDTYMNKEIYEKATDLSLGQKQKLAIARCLYQDPDLIILDEPTASLDPLAEAKIYEEFNEMTKGKTVIFISHRMSSSRFTDKILLLDEGKIAAYDTHENLMQYDNTYSRLFKSQAKYYK
- a CDS encoding response regulator transcription factor; the encoded protein is MKIILLDDHKIFGQSLKILLEEEETIEVCDYISNIDDFLVRIDQDKYDILLIDINLKEEITGLDLIRNILSQNPKEKIIVLTSYDLANYKDIAFGLGVKDFINKSIERDDLIRMIKNVYQGKSKESTKSIKDPLTNRELEVLEELIKGSRKKDIAQKLYISERTLYNHIANIYEKLGAKNIVEAYNKAMELGYIYPFM
- a CDS encoding sensor histidine kinase is translated as MIKRLEKIALGHIFLLIFWGILFKNKLMIDDLAIINYFSISLFFILYGLIYTEISNDDIQERHSNLAIISSLLPLSLILCKGINHRIILALISVSSTLLFIKKYMDTDLARKINILPISRASAQRLTGGFIVFFFIVIYLFDIDTIVINLFMQIVFLLIEFFFIVFLREKENIYEKNYKIHYLSHYLAEERDEFARTIHDDIIQDIFASRNYLSLKNPDIGYARDILSDLEGKLRNIMKFYQSSLFEKANLDLTLSAVFSNISSLYKDKDIKITKTIESDLLEDPENTRLISIISKELINNIYKHSQASYINYKLYTKEDSLVMEIESDGVGTGDFASIKNSKRGVFLVKLLLEANSGAITYKINKDILTTEVVLEIRENENNITRRS
- a CDS encoding ABC transporter ATP-binding protein; its protein translation is MKVIEVKNMSKNFENKRLFNNFSLEIEANTVHALVGPNGSGKTSLLRILTGLYEKDGGEVNVRGTHAILLENDYLYEDKTGLENIKLYGLYFGYEAKSYEKYSDLLDITKDLDRKVATYSKGMKRKLSLLIIVMMNRDIIYLDEVTSGVDPISRVEIRKLIKLLEEEAKTIVITSHDLAEIEKIADKVSMIKSGDLLFTKDMADIREESLEDLFIEEGRK
- a CDS encoding DUF1002 domain-containing protein, translated to MFKKILAGLMSLIILLPNLAMASDFDPKKDDVIYGVALTEDEKATVNKSMGVREDSNISYVDGSDLEKYLGYGTADSNMISSVLVKRSTKAKGISVKIKTPGNITEITEGQYTNAAITAGISNADIIVASPRPVTGESALVGVYKSEEMRGVDLDTQRTQTAQEELETVSEVAKENQGKENFDTDKLDTVVIEVKQKLSDYKKENGENASADQIAIYIRDALNNVNMDNVLSNNNIQILVNYFENYQTTSAIDSAEVRENLTKLAGDITSKAGKFYEDNKDNIDKVAQEAKDSGLWDSIVEFFRSIFESITNAFNGSSEDGSSEN